The Falco cherrug isolate bFalChe1 unplaced genomic scaffold, bFalChe1.pri scaffold_32, whole genome shotgun sequence genomic interval GTCGGGACAGGACCGGACCCGGGGGGGGCAGGACCCAGGGTGGAGGGGGcgctgggagggggggggcaggacCCGGCCGGAgcgggcggggagggcaggACCCGGCGCTGTCCCTGGTGCTGCCCCGGGCGGGGGAGCGCTGCCGCCAGGGTCCCCACCCCCGGTGGGGTGGTGACGGGCCCCGGATACTTGTGTGTCGTCCGTGTCCTTGTCCGGGGGGGGTGCCCGGCACCGGGGGCCCTCTGTCTGCCTGTCGTCCCCATCCCCGggccgtgcctcagtttccccctgccaccaccccgGGGGGGCGGGTGCACAGCATCCCTTGGGCTCGCCTCCtgcggggagcggcgcgggAAGTGTTAACCCGGAGGGGCCCCCTGGGTGGCCCGGggggggccccgccgcccccggccccgccgcgcggCCTTATAAGGCGTCGGAGAGCGgagggcgggcggccgcggcccggggcTATATATGGGCAAAGGTtcggcgggccgggggggccgggcgcCGGGGGCCTCCCTGCTGCGGGGGggtccccccccttccccacctcacTGCCCGCCCCCTGCACCCGCGATGGTGGGGGCACCCAGGTGTCCGAACTGTACTGtgctccccccccaccccgtgtCCCATCGATGGGGGAAGCTGGAGTGGGGGCTGAGCTGATGTGACACCccctccccatgtcccccctTCTCGGgcccctgtcccctcctgcatCCTCCCACTCCAGTGTCCTCCTAAACCATGTCTCCCTAATGATATCAGtgtcccctgtgtccccctgACCATGTCCCCCCCAGTGGTGTCCCCTCGATAGCCCCCATGTCCCAATATCCTCCTGATACTGTCCCCCTGATGCTCTCCTGCATGTCTCCCTGACCACGTCCCACTCAATGGCGTCCCTGTGTCCCGCTGATGCTGTCCCCCATGTCCCACTCAATGGCGTCCCTGTGTCCTGCTGATGCTGTCCCCCATGTCCTGCTGATGCTGttccccatgtcccccccaACGGTGTCCCCATGTCTCCTGTGTGCCACTGACGCTGTCCATGTCCCTCCCAACGGTGTCCCTTTGTCCCTGTGTCCCACTGgtgctgtccctgtccccagctggcGCAGAAGTACGACCTGCAGCGGGAGCGGGAGCTGCGCGCCTGGATTGAGGGGACCACCGGCCGCCGCATTGGAGACAGTTTCATGGATGGCCTCAAGGACGGCGTCATCCTCTGCGAGTATGACCCATGACCTCCTCTGACCCCAAACTTGACCCCAGTGCTGGCCCTGACTCGGGGCTGTCTTTTGGGAGCGTGTCCCCCCCCACCTTGGGTAATCCCGTGGGAATCAGCCCAGCCTTGACTACGGACCTGAACCCCGACCCTATCCCTTGCCCCCGGCTGACCTCACCTGGGCTGACCCTTGCTCTGACCTtgacccctgccctgccccatccccctcccctcccaggctCATCAAcaagctgcagcctggctccgTGCAGAAGGTGAATGAACCCATCCAGAACTGGCATAAGGTGAGAGGGGACCCCGGATGGGGTTGGGGGTGCTACAGGGGGTCAGGGTCACGGGGACAGGTAGGGAGCAGGGCTCGGAGATGACCTGTGTGCAGCTGGAGAACATCGGAAACTTCCTGCGGGCCATCACGCGCTACGGGGTGAAGCCCCACGACATCTTCGAGGCCAATGATCTCTTTGAGAACACCAACCACACGCAAGTCCAGTCCACCCTCATCGCCCTCGCCAGCCAGGTGACCCCCAGGGTGGGACATGGGGTCCTcggggaagggggctgggggaggtcAGAGGGTCCCTATGTCCCCTTGGAGGCCATGAAAAACACAGGGGTCCAGTCATCCTCATTGCCAGGCAGGTGACCACCCTGGGGGGGAACAGGGGATccttgggggggaggggggggtctgggggggggtgtcagaGAGTCCCCATGTCCCCTTGGAGGTCACAAATGACACGAGGGTCCAGTCATCCCCATTGCCAGGCAGGTGACCACCCCAGGGTGGGACACGGGgcacttggggggggggggggggggcgggtaaGAGGGTGGCCATGTTCCCTTGGAGGTCACCAACTGCACAGGGGTCCAGTCATCCCCATTGCCCTCACCTACTGGGTGATAGGGGCCAAACGGGGCAAAGCTGGGGggctcggggtggggggtggcgtTAGGGGTCTTCAGGTGGTCCCCACGGACTTTTGGGGGAAGTGGGGATAAATGTGGTCTGGGGGCCACAGTGGGGCTAGGGCACACGCACCCTGAGCCCCAGGGTGTTATCCAGGCCAAGACGAAGGGGAACAACGTGGGTCTGGGGGTGAAGTACgcagagaagcagcagcgaCGCTTCCAGCCTGAGAAGCTGCGTGAAGGCAGGAACATCATTGGTCTCCAGGTGACAGGGGGACAGGCATGGGGACACAAGGACACAGGGACGCACAGGGTGGCTGGGGAGTCTCTTGGGGACACGAGATTCGCTATGAGTGTTGGGGGGGGGTGAATAGTCCCAAGTGTCTTTAGGCTGTTTGCTGTCATGGGGGACGCGGACATTGTACCTGCTGCTGGTGACACGCTGTCCCCCGTCCCCAGATGGGCACCAACAAGTTTGCCAGCCAGCAGGGCATGACAGCATACGGGACGCGGCGGCACCTCTACGACCCCAAGTTGGGGACAGATCAGCCACTGGACCAGGCCACCATCAGCCTCCAGATGGGCACCAACAAGGGCGCCAGCCAGGTGGGGACAGGAGGCAAATTGTCCCCAAGGGTGCCAGCCAGGGATGAAGGGGGGCAGTCATTGTCCCCAAGGATGCTAGCTGGGGTGGGGACACACAGACATGGCCATCCCTGTGGGGACCGTACCATGTAGGGCCAGCCAGGTATGGGGACAGAGGGACACTGATGTCACTACAGCATCCCGGTGTCCTGGGGCATGGGGACACGGCACCGGAGGATGGGGGTTAGGGAGACCCTGTGGGCAGTGGGGGTGGGTGAGAGGATGGGGGGGCCACCATGGCCCCTAACATCCTGAGATGGGGTCCCCTGAGGAGGCTGAGGGACACCTGGGAAGGACAAGGGACCCCCTCACATCCCTGC includes:
- the CNN1 gene encoding LOW QUALITY PROTEIN: calponin-1 (The sequence of the model RefSeq protein was modified relative to this genomic sequence to represent the inferred CDS: deleted 1 base in 1 codon), translating into MSNVHFNRGPAYGLSAEVKNKLAQKYDLQRERELRAWIEGTTGRRIGDSFMDGLKDGVILCELINKLQPGSVQKVNEPIQNWHKLENIGNFLRAITRYGVKPHDIFEANDLFENTNHTQVQSTLIALASQAKTKGNNVGLGVKYAEKQQRRFQPEKLREGRNIIGLQMGTNKFASQQGMTAYGTRRHLYDPKLGTDQPLDQATISLQMGTNKGASQAGMTAPGTKRQIFEPALGMERCDTLTIGLQMGSNKGASQQGMTVYGLPRQVYDPKYCGGPELLGEDGLDGFYNSQ